The following proteins are co-located in the Alphaproteobacteria bacterium genome:
- a CDS encoding HD domain-containing protein, translating into MPMQGEMDIHFDTQGRHALPRAQQGGGLRFDLSQAVTALSSSLDLIGQQHVYHMRRVAVMALAMAHEMNWSSERKRDAMYAGLVHDCGISSEREFNDLSVAVECANPHPHCERGAAYLAECLPLSRFAPIVAHHHTSWKALCRMEEMPSDTRLLTNLVQLADRADVMHHGMRLKGRHEWEVIGRELAPYAGRLFNKELVECFRGLAETDAFWLRLLPEYVETVHYDFDLPDDLSSHGFAETRSLAHLFARIVDAKSTFTGEHSLGVGRLSVSLAQRSGLGDELCNQLEIAGLLHDIGKMRVPIEVIDKPGSFSPEERRLIRRHSYDSFRILAPVFQGTHIPRWASQHHERLNGSGYPFGLKADDLDLGARIIAVADVLQALAQTRPYRPAFSRPEIIKTMKEMADRDELDFGLVCFVAEDFENLYAQAIGAEGKG; encoded by the coding sequence ATGCCGATGCAGGGGGAAATGGATATCCACTTCGACACGCAGGGGCGGCATGCTCTGCCGCGCGCCCAGCAGGGGGGCGGCCTTCGCTTCGATTTGTCGCAGGCAGTGACGGCCCTGTCTTCATCGCTTGATCTGATCGGCCAGCAACATGTCTATCATATGCGCCGGGTCGCCGTGATGGCCCTGGCCATGGCGCATGAGATGAACTGGAGTTCGGAACGCAAACGCGACGCCATGTATGCCGGGCTTGTCCATGATTGCGGCATCAGCTCGGAACGCGAATTCAACGATTTGTCCGTCGCCGTCGAATGCGCCAATCCGCATCCTCATTGCGAGCGAGGCGCTGCCTATCTGGCCGAATGTTTGCCGCTGTCGCGCTTTGCGCCCATCGTTGCGCACCATCACACTTCCTGGAAGGCGCTGTGCCGGATGGAGGAGATGCCAAGCGACACCCGTTTGCTGACCAATCTGGTGCAACTGGCCGATCGCGCCGACGTCATGCATCACGGCATGCGTCTGAAGGGCCGTCACGAATGGGAAGTCATCGGGCGCGAGCTGGCGCCCTATGCGGGCAGGCTGTTCAACAAGGAACTGGTCGAATGTTTCAGAGGGCTGGCCGAAACCGACGCCTTCTGGCTGCGCCTGTTGCCCGAATATGTCGAAACGGTTCATTACGATTTCGATCTGCCCGACGATCTGTCGTCGCACGGATTTGCGGAAACGCGCAGCCTGGCCCATCTGTTCGCCCGCATCGTCGACGCCAAAAGCACCTTCACCGGCGAGCATTCGCTGGGCGTCGGGCGTCTTTCGGTATCGCTGGCGCAAAGATCGGGCCTGGGCGATGAATTGTGCAACCAACTGGAAATCGCCGGGCTTTTGCACGATATCGGCAAAATGCGGGTCCCTATCGAGGTGATCGACAAGCCGGGCAGCTTCTCGCCCGAGGAGCGCCGCCTGATCCGACGCCACAGCTATGACAGTTTCCGCATCCTGGCCCCGGTGTTCCAGGGCACGCATATTCCCCGCTGGGCCAGCCAGCATCACGAGCGTTTGAACGGTTCGGGTTATCCTTTCGGCCTGAAGGCCGACGACCTTGATTTGGGCGCCAGAATCATCGCCGTCGCCGACGTGCTGCAAGCCCTGGCCCAGACCAGGCCCTATCGGCCGGCCTTCTCGCGCCCCGAAATCATCAAGACGATGAAGGAAATGGCGGATCGCGACGAGCTGGATTTCGGCCTCGTCTGCTTTGTGGCCGAGGATTTCGAGAATCTTTACGCCCAGGCCATCGGCGCCGAGGGCAAGGGGTAG
- a CDS encoding amidohydrolase family protein codes for MGTSLTIAVPAAIALGVLMMTSSANAAIRNNGLSDKAQTLLEQSFQGLEGQELVDYHAHMLGLGVGGTGASVNPKLLSWRHPVARLKAKIFFKSSGIQSEADADRQYVERLRQLAGEFPRPKKLVILAFDYRRGKNGHILQDDSEFHTPSDYVLDLSMRHPEHFIPAVSVHPYDPEALSKLEIYANQGVRIVKWLPNAQGMDPSDPAIDPYYRLMAKHDMILLCHTGEESAVHSPDDQRLGNPLLLRRALDNGVRVILAHAGNRGMNEDLDNPGRQARNFDLWLRMMDDPRYEHLLFSDISAITQTIRSHKDLRILLERADLHSRLVNGSDYPLPAIDIFIQPWLLQMGGFITNQERKSLNEIRRHNPLLFDFALKRTMKHPKTGAKFPTQLFAAHPALAGLAEPLHNPSVAKGEK; via the coding sequence ATGGGAACTTCATTGACCATCGCCGTACCCGCAGCAATCGCCCTGGGTGTGCTTATGATGACGTCATCCGCCAATGCCGCCATTCGAAACAATGGCCTTAGCGACAAGGCCCAGACCCTGCTCGAACAATCCTTCCAAGGCCTTGAAGGGCAAGAACTGGTCGATTACCACGCTCATATGCTGGGGCTGGGCGTGGGCGGCACCGGCGCTTCGGTCAATCCAAAGCTGCTAAGCTGGCGCCATCCTGTGGCCCGTCTGAAGGCCAAGATATTCTTCAAAAGCTCGGGCATTCAAAGCGAGGCCGACGCCGACCGTCAATATGTCGAGCGTCTTCGCCAGTTGGCGGGCGAATTTCCCCGGCCCAAAAAACTGGTCATTCTGGCGTTCGATTACCGGCGCGGAAAAAATGGCCACATCTTGCAAGACGACAGCGAGTTTCACACGCCCAGCGATTATGTGCTGGATCTGTCCATGCGCCATCCCGAACATTTCATCCCGGCTGTCTCGGTGCATCCTTACGATCCAGAAGCGCTTTCCAAGCTGGAAATCTATGCAAACCAAGGGGTGCGCATCGTCAAATGGCTGCCCAACGCCCAGGGTATGGACCCTTCCGACCCCGCCATCGATCCCTATTACCGGCTGATGGCCAAGCACGACATGATCTTGCTGTGCCATACCGGGGAAGAATCGGCGGTGCATTCCCCGGACGATCAACGGCTGGGCAATCCGCTGCTGCTGCGCCGGGCGCTGGATAATGGGGTACGGGTGATTCTGGCCCATGCGGGCAATCGCGGCATGAACGAGGATTTGGACAATCCCGGACGGCAAGCCCGCAATTTCGATCTGTGGCTGCGCATGATGGACGACCCCAGATACGAACATCTCCTGTTCTCGGACATCTCGGCCATCACCCAGACCATCCGCAGCCACAAGGATTTGCGCATTTTGCTGGAACGCGCCGACTTGCATTCCCGTCTGGTCAATGGCAGCGACTATCCCCTGCCCGCCATCGACATCTTCATCCAGCCATGGCTTTTGCAAATGGGTGGTTTCATCACCAATCAGGAGCGCAAGTCCTTGAACGAAATCCGCCGACACAATCCGCTGCTGTTCGACTTCGCCCTGAAGCGCACGATGAAACATCCTAAAACCGGCGCCAAGTTCCCGACCCAGCTGTTCGCCGCCCATCCCGCCCTTGCCGGGCTGGCAGAACCCCTGCACAATCCAAGCGTCGCCAAGGGGGAGAAGTGA
- a CDS encoding type II toxin-antitoxin system HicA family toxin translates to MRNNPRDQRIEDLKRIAGRYGIDYRQPGTSHVTFSYPGLLPLPVPARKPIKPIYVKLFLDMIDQIESEDHG, encoded by the coding sequence ATGCGCAACAATCCGCGAGATCAGCGGATTGAGGATTTGAAGCGGATTGCCGGCCGATACGGCATCGACTACCGCCAACCCGGCACCAGCCACGTAACTTTCAGCTACCCAGGTCTGCTGCCGCTGCCGGTTCCCGCTCGAAAGCCGATCAAGCCGATTTATGTGAAGCTGTTTCTCGACATGATCGACCAGATTGAAAGTGAAGACCATGGGTAA
- a CDS encoding TetR/AcrR family transcriptional regulator, whose product MARRSDHSREELHELILSAARQLVERDGFKALTARRVAEVIGYSPGTLYNLFANQDDLVVQLNAQTLAMLDQALAGVRLSGKPEDDLLAQAMAYLSFLERHPRLWELLFEYRLGEDNPLPDWFNARVQELLQKVEAALAPLFGPRQGQKRAEAALVLWASLHGIGSLASSGKLDIVTSCKQDSLVRTLIVNFVAGLSRSS is encoded by the coding sequence ATGGCCCGCCGTTCCGATCACAGCCGCGAAGAACTGCACGAGCTGATTTTGTCGGCTGCCCGCCAATTGGTGGAGCGCGACGGCTTCAAGGCCCTGACGGCCAGGCGGGTGGCCGAGGTCATCGGCTATTCGCCGGGCACGCTCTATAATCTGTTTGCCAATCAAGACGATCTGGTCGTGCAGTTGAATGCGCAAACCCTGGCCATGCTGGACCAGGCCCTGGCTGGCGTGCGTTTGTCAGGTAAACCGGAAGACGATCTGCTGGCCCAGGCCATGGCCTATCTGTCGTTTCTGGAACGGCATCCCCGCCTGTGGGAATTGTTGTTCGAATACCGGCTGGGCGAGGACAACCCGCTTCCCGACTGGTTCAATGCGCGCGTTCAGGAATTGCTGCAAAAGGTCGAGGCCGCCCTGGCACCTCTGTTCGGACCAAGGCAAGGTCAGAAAAGGGCCGAGGCTGCCTTGGTGCTGTGGGCCAGCCTGCATGGCATCGGATCGCTGGCCTCCAGCGGCAAGCTCGACATTGTGACATCCTGCAAGCAAGACAGTCTTGTCAGAACGCTGATTGTCAATTTCGTTGCCGGTCTGAGCCGGTCTTCCTGA
- a CDS encoding DUF933 domain-containing protein, producing MGEAASQFDPHHVFRHLVSKLAQLASDDDKREFLAALGLDETGLARVIRTGYELLHLVTFFTVGPKEARAWTVHKGAKAPEAAGAIHTDFERGFIRAETIAFDDFVSLGGETPCKEAGKMRLEGKEYVVADGDIFHFLFNV from the coding sequence ATGGGCGAAGCTGCCAGTCAGTTCGATCCGCATCACGTATTTCGCCATCTTGTATCAAAGCTGGCGCAGTTGGCCAGCGACGACGACAAGCGCGAATTCCTGGCCGCCCTTGGCCTGGACGAAACCGGACTGGCCCGCGTGATCCGCACCGGCTACGAGTTGCTGCATCTGGTCACCTTCTTCACCGTCGGCCCCAAAGAGGCCCGCGCCTGGACCGTGCACAAGGGCGCCAAAGCCCCCGAAGCCGCGGGCGCCATCCATACCGATTTCGAGCGCGGCTTCATCCGCGCCGAAACCATCGCCTTCGACGACTTCGTCTCGCTGGGCGGCGAAACGCCCTGCAAGGAAGCGGGCAAGATGCGACTGGAAGGCAAGGAATATGTCGTCGCCGACGGCGACATATTCCATTTCCTGTTTAATGTGTAG
- a CDS encoding aminoacyl-tRNA hydrolase produces MFLLVGLGNPGQEHAKDRHNIGFMAVDEIVRRHDFSPWRKRFQGETAEGNIGQQRVLALKPATFMNLSGQAAGEAARFLKIPLENILALHDELDLLPGKLRVKTGGGAGGHNGLKSLDAHLGNGYKRLRLGIGHPGDKDTVTGYVLSGFSKVDKDWLDPFLEALAKHIGLALSGNDNEFMNKVALALKPPPPIEKKKDA; encoded by the coding sequence ATGTTCCTCCTGGTGGGCCTTGGCAATCCGGGACAGGAACATGCCAAAGACCGGCACAATATCGGATTCATGGCGGTGGACGAAATTGTCCGCCGCCATGATTTTTCGCCCTGGCGCAAACGCTTCCAAGGCGAAACGGCGGAAGGCAACATCGGCCAGCAACGCGTGCTGGCTCTGAAACCCGCCACCTTTATGAACCTGTCCGGTCAGGCGGCGGGCGAAGCGGCGCGTTTCTTGAAAATTCCGCTCGAGAACATCCTGGCCTTGCATGACGAGTTGGACCTGTTGCCCGGCAAGCTGCGCGTCAAAACCGGCGGCGGAGCGGGCGGACATAACGGCCTTAAAAGCCTGGATGCCCATCTGGGCAACGGCTATAAGCGTCTGCGCCTGGGCATCGGCCATCCGGGGGACAAGGACACCGTGACCGGCTATGTGCTGTCGGGTTTCTCCAAGGTCGACAAGGACTGGCTGGACCCGTTCTTGGAGGCGCTGGCCAAACATATCGGCCTGGCGCTGTCGGGCAATGACAACGAATTCATGAACAAGGTGGCGCTGGCTTTGAAACCGCCGCCGCCCATAGAGAAAAAGAAGGACGCGTAA
- the ychF gene encoding redox-regulated ATPase YchF, with product MGFNCGIVGLPNVGKSTLFNALTNTAAAQAANYPFCTIEPNVGRVAVPDPRLERLAAISKSQKIIPTQLEFVDIAGLVRGASKGEGLGNQFLANIREVDAIVHVLRCFEDSDITHVEGSVDPVRDAETVETELMLADLDSVEKRVIAAQKKAKTGDKEAKELLQVLEPVLTALQAGLPARKAKIDADLKPLLAKQQLLSAKPVLYACNVEEASASTGNTFSAKVEEMAASQGAATVIISAAIEAEVAQLASDDDKREFLAALGLDETGLARVIRTGYELLHLVTFFTVGPKEARAWTVHKGAKAPEAAGAIHTDFERGFIRAETIAFDDFVSLGGETPCKEAGKMRLEGKEYVVADGDIFHFLFNV from the coding sequence ATGGGATTCAATTGCGGCATCGTCGGCCTGCCCAATGTCGGCAAGAGCACGCTGTTCAACGCGCTCACCAACACGGCCGCCGCCCAGGCCGCCAATTATCCCTTCTGCACCATCGAACCCAATGTCGGACGCGTGGCGGTTCCCGATCCCAGACTGGAGCGGCTGGCGGCAATTTCGAAAAGCCAGAAGATCATCCCCACCCAGCTTGAATTCGTCGATATCGCCGGGCTGGTGCGCGGCGCTTCCAAGGGCGAGGGTCTGGGCAACCAGTTCCTGGCCAACATCCGCGAGGTGGACGCCATCGTGCATGTGCTGCGCTGCTTCGAAGATTCCGACATCACCCATGTCGAGGGATCGGTCGACCCGGTGCGCGACGCCGAAACGGTGGAAACCGAACTGATGCTGGCCGATCTGGACAGCGTGGAAAAGCGCGTCATCGCCGCGCAGAAAAAAGCCAAGACCGGCGACAAGGAAGCCAAGGAACTGCTGCAGGTTCTGGAACCGGTGCTGACCGCCCTGCAAGCCGGTCTGCCCGCGCGCAAGGCCAAGATCGATGCCGATCTGAAACCTCTGCTGGCCAAGCAGCAGCTTCTATCCGCCAAGCCGGTCTTGTACGCCTGCAATGTCGAGGAAGCCTCGGCTTCGACCGGCAACACCTTCTCGGCCAAGGTGGAAGAGATGGCGGCAAGCCAGGGCGCCGCCACCGTCATCATTTCCGCCGCCATCGAGGCCGAGGTGGCGCAGTTGGCCAGCGACGACGACAAGCGCGAATTCCTGGCCGCCCTTGGCCTGGACGAAACCGGACTGGCCCGCGTGATCCGCACCGGCTACGAGTTGCTGCATCTGGTCACCTTCTTCACCGTCGGCCCCAAAGAGGCCCGCGCCTGGACCGTGCACAAGGGCGCCAAAGCCCCCGAAGCCGCGGGCGCCATCCATACCGATTTCGAGCGCGGCTTCATCCGCGCCGAAACCATCGCCTTCGACGACTTCGTCTCGCTGGGCGGCGAAACGCCCTGCAAGGAAGCGGGCAAGATGCGACTGGAAGGCAAGGAATATGTCGTCGCCGACGGCGACATCTTCCATTTCCTGTTTAATGTGTAG
- a CDS encoding toxin-activating lysine-acyltransferase yields MSGKASSKDKSAKQAEAKVADAAPPTPLRQPNGPAEVLGDVVWLMTQSPNHKHLFIADLEWLVLPPVMLRQFRLVRGKDKPQAFVTWAMLNEEAEQRLMAGHTRLRPSDWNSGDRAWIVDLVAPFGGQEAVLKEIKQRLFADKPLKLLQPGKDGKPVAGEVRVKEKAA; encoded by the coding sequence ATGTCCGGCAAGGCTAGTTCAAAAGATAAATCCGCCAAGCAAGCAGAAGCCAAGGTAGCCGACGCGGCCCCGCCAACGCCACTGCGCCAGCCCAATGGACCTGCCGAGGTATTGGGCGACGTGGTCTGGCTGATGACGCAATCACCCAACCACAAACACCTGTTCATCGCCGATCTGGAATGGCTGGTGCTGCCGCCGGTCATGCTGCGCCAGTTCAGGCTGGTGCGCGGCAAAGACAAACCACAGGCCTTCGTTACCTGGGCCATGCTGAACGAGGAAGCCGAACAACGTCTGATGGCGGGTCACACGCGCCTGAGGCCATCTGATTGGAACTCGGGCGACCGCGCCTGGATCGTCGATCTCGTCGCACCCTTCGGTGGGCAAGAGGCGGTGCTGAAAGAAATCAAGCAACGCCTGTTCGCTGACAAGCCGCTGAAGCTGCTGCAACCCGGCAAGGACGGCAAGCCGGTCGCAGGCGAAGTGCGGGTCAAGGAAAAGGCAGCGTGA
- a CDS encoding 50S ribosomal protein L25/general stress protein Ctc, which yields MTDIHVLAASSRERAGKGAARATRRSGLIPAVIYGDKKPPVMVALEPKTLMTELHKAGFRTTLYDVKVGNEAYRVLARDVQFHPLTDNPLHVDFQRVGASSTIHVAVRVLFENELKSPGLKRGGVLNVVLHEIELVCRADSIPSKLVIDLAGMDIGDSVHMSQIALPDGVRPYNTSQNFTVATIAPPTVMKASDTQAEQAAAAAASAASAAAAGKAPAPAAAAKAPAKAPAKK from the coding sequence ATGACCGATATTCATGTCCTCGCGGCCAGTTCGCGAGAGCGGGCCGGAAAGGGGGCCGCCCGCGCCACCCGTCGTTCTGGGCTGATTCCTGCCGTCATTTATGGCGACAAGAAGCCCCCGGTGATGGTGGCGCTGGAGCCCAAGACCTTGATGACCGAATTGCACAAGGCCGGATTCCGCACCACCCTGTACGACGTCAAGGTCGGCAACGAAGCGTACCGCGTTCTGGCGCGCGACGTTCAGTTCCATCCGCTGACCGACAATCCCTTGCATGTCGATTTCCAGCGCGTGGGCGCCAGCTCGACCATTCACGTCGCCGTGCGCGTCTTGTTCGAAAACGAACTGAAGTCGCCGGGCCTGAAGCGTGGCGGCGTGCTGAACGTCGTGTTGCACGAAATCGAACTGGTTTGCCGCGCCGACAGCATTCCCTCCAAGCTGGTCATCGATCTGGCCGGTATGGACATCGGCGATTCGGTTCACATGAGCCAGATCGCCCTGCCCGACGGCGTTCGCCCTTACAACACCAGCCAGAACTTCACCGTGGCGACCATCGCGCCGCCCACCGTGATGAAGGCTTCCGACACCCAGGCCGAACAGGCGGCGGCGGCGGCGGCTTCGGCGGCTTCGGCGGCGGCGGCCGGCAAGGCTCCGGCTCCGGCGGCGGCGGCCAAGGCGCCTGCCAAGGCGCCCGCCAAGAAGTAA
- a CDS encoding DUF1223 domain-containing protein: protein MKRLIAMLVIVMASHEVLATDRPAVVELFTSQGCSSCPPADAFLGELAQRKDVVALAYHVSYWDYIGWKDRYSMPEAVERQKTYKTRLSLRSVYTPQMVIDGVNDLVGSDRRRAQALLSTKREGVAVRLAIVGSELNIEIDQASAAIPADILLVAYLPKAETPVGRGENSGRRLQEYNIVRGLEHLGAWKGQAARLTYPLASLPADAKAVALLLQEKNQGAILGAAQLDFTK, encoded by the coding sequence ATGAAACGCCTGATAGCCATGCTGGTGATAGTAATGGCGTCGCATGAAGTCCTGGCGACCGACAGGCCGGCGGTGGTTGAGCTGTTTACTTCGCAAGGATGCAGTTCATGCCCGCCGGCCGACGCCTTTCTGGGCGAGTTGGCCCAGCGCAAGGATGTGGTGGCCCTAGCCTACCATGTCAGCTATTGGGACTATATCGGCTGGAAGGACCGCTATTCCATGCCCGAGGCGGTCGAACGCCAGAAGACCTATAAAACCCGCCTGTCCCTACGCTCGGTCTATACGCCGCAGATGGTGATCGATGGGGTGAATGATTTGGTCGGCTCGGATCGTCGCCGCGCGCAGGCTCTGCTTTCAACCAAAAGAGAAGGCGTCGCGGTTCGGTTGGCCATTGTCGGGTCGGAATTGAACATTGAGATCGACCAAGCGTCTGCGGCCATTCCTGCCGATATACTTCTTGTCGCCTATCTTCCAAAAGCGGAAACGCCGGTCGGTCGGGGCGAAAATTCAGGGCGTCGTTTGCAAGAATACAATATCGTGCGCGGGCTTGAGCATCTTGGGGCATGGAAGGGGCAGGCGGCGCGCCTAACTTATCCCCTTGCGTCCTTGCCCGCTGACGCCAAGGCGGTCGCCCTGCTGCTGCAAGAAAAGAATCAGGGCGCCATTCTGGGCGCCGCCCAGCTCGATTTCACGAAGTAG
- a CDS encoding type II toxin-antitoxin system HicB family antitoxin, translating to MGNSLPRFEIEPLSQEDGGGYLIRFPDYPGCIADGETPEEAIEEGRDALQSYVETLKELGRPIPKAGEEAFSGKWSQRVPRSLHAALARRAALEGVSFNTLCVALLAEGIGKRE from the coding sequence ATGGGTAACAGTTTGCCGCGTTTTGAAATAGAGCCGCTTTCCCAGGAAGACGGAGGCGGTTATCTGATCCGTTTTCCAGATTATCCGGGCTGCATTGCCGATGGCGAGACGCCGGAGGAAGCTATTGAGGAAGGGCGAGACGCCTTGCAATCCTATGTCGAGACCTTGAAGGAATTGGGCCGCCCCATCCCCAAGGCGGGCGAGGAAGCCTTCAGCGGCAAGTGGAGCCAGCGCGTCCCCCGGTCGCTTCATGCCGCCCTGGCGCGACGAGCCGCCTTGGAAGGCGTCAGTTTCAATACGTTGTGCGTGGCGCTGCTGGCGGAAGGAATCGGGAAGCGGGAGTAG